Sequence from the Gloeocapsopsis dulcis genome:
AATTAAAGGAATATTTTTTACGAGCAGGACACTGCCCTCATGATGAAGTCCCAGAACAAGTTAACTCTCTGTTAAGCGAGTGGGTACTCACATTGAAAAGCTCTCACAGTTAGAAGTTGAAAGCCACAAATAGAGTGCTTAGCTAATCACTTTCGCTCAGCTTTTTTCTAGATAACGTTTCCAATCATCGGACGCAGATACTATTTGTAACTCAACAATAGCTTAACTTCAGTTCCGGTGCATTGGGGTTATTATGCGGTGTCCTAGGCAAGAGTTGCTGAAAAACATAATTGGTCATGATGGGAAGTTGGTTCTAATCCATCTGTGTAATTAGCACACAGAGTGATATCAACATATCCATGCTCTCGCAAACACATCATAAATTCTTCCCGCCCAAACCAGTGTAAGGGAAGATGTTGTAGTTCTGTATCAATTAACTTCCCATCTTTCCATTTCTCGTATCGAATTAGCATATGTTCAATTTGCTTTATCCAATCGATCCAAGATGAAGTTTGCATCACAATTACTGAATCGTCCAAGCATTGGATAGGCTCTCGTTGTTTGACAATGTTTTCGGTGTTGAAGGAGCCAACAGGCAATCCTAAATCAATGAAAATTCGTCCATTGGGTTCTAAGTGTCTAGCAAATGCTTGTAATGCGGCGATCGCTGCTGTTCGGTTTCCTAGCAACATGAAAGAACCCAAAGTCACGACAACTGCACTGAATTTACCTGGGATATCCAGATTTTCGATTGAACCTTGATAAAGTACAGGATTTAAATCTCTTGTTGCACAATTGCGTTTACAGGCAGCCAGCATATTTGGTGATGTGTCAATTCCCTCAACATTCAATCCTGCTTCTAGTAGAGGAATGAGTAAGCGTCCTGTACCAACCATGCCCTCCAAAATTCTTCCACCGATTTGGGAAAGATGTTGAACGAAATAGGGAACATCAGGGTATTCTCCACCTATCGGTTTGGTAATTTCGTACACTTCTGTACACAAATTTCCATATGTGGTTAGCGTCATTTCTATCGTCTACTGCTAATATGAATTGCCCTTACCAGCCGATATATTGAACCACATAAATTTAAGGTCCTTACTTCTAATTAAACAACATGGGTCTAGCCAGAATAGATTGACTAG
This genomic interval carries:
- a CDS encoding class I SAM-dependent methyltransferase yields the protein MTLTTYGNLCTEVYEITKPIGGEYPDVPYFVQHLSQIGGRILEGMVGTGRLLIPLLEAGLNVEGIDTSPNMLAACKRNCATRDLNPVLYQGSIENLDIPGKFSAVVVTLGSFMLLGNRTAAIAALQAFARHLEPNGRIFIDLGLPVGSFNTENIVKQREPIQCLDDSVIVMQTSSWIDWIKQIEHMLIRYEKWKDGKLIDTELQHLPLHWFGREEFMMCLREHGYVDITLCANYTDGLEPTSHHDQLCFSATLA